From Amycolatopsis sp. cg9, one genomic window encodes:
- a CDS encoding BTAD domain-containing putative transcriptional regulator — MRVALLGPLRAAEDDGTPIDIGGARLRMLLARLALDAGRAVPADALVDGLWGGEPPSDAANALQSLVSRLRKALPVAVESGPGGYRLAVAREDVDAERFERLAADGRRELAAGRDGYAAELLAEALGLWHGDALADVLDAPFAQAPARRLAGLRAEAAEDRFEALIRLGEHAAVLADLTAAAEADPLRERLAGLRMRALCAAGRQSEALSVYAGIRRTLADQLGVDPSAELQEIHVAALRGELAPPAPVADRLPTRLTTFIGRDDELKLLAELLGGARLVTLTGPGGAGKTRLATEAASRHPAQQRGRVWFAALAGVRDPDDLGGALLGALEVRDIRSTDTEIRRPLDPLDQALEVLGGAEALLVLDNCEHVVDAAASLADELLQRAPRLRILATSREPLAITGEALCPLGPLPVPAERAAPAEAAELDSTRLFLDRAAAVRPDFVLDESTVDQVGEICRRLDGMPLALELAAARLRSMTVAQIAGRLGDRFRLLTSGSRTALPRQRTLRAVVEWSWDLLTDAELVLARRLSVFAGGAELGPVEAVCADELLPADDVPYVLGSLVEKSIVDTLDGGSGEPRYRMLETLRAYATERLVESGEHDRTRRAMASFYAELAQRLEPTLRTAEQLRAIDQYEAESANMVAALRGAIEMSDVDNAVALLDGMFWYLTILGQGHRVGGLIRETLDFGDRLPPAVGAAYRALVYLMDAIPVRSDQSEILELVDECVRTDAVARYPGLAVALPMLAFLGGDREVAVREVRRAAASPDTWTRAGAHWVESFLLDDAGDVAGADRARDLAHAGFEEVGDRWGIAMTLSFKAYALSQDGESAKAIEIYQEGLALSIELRSFEDAVQHWWRLAVERARTGDFEGAWRDQEAAERYGEDITNLQHRAILMFGRLELLLRTGELAEARALLDRVTAMGGDDWFPGGIGDEFVHAFEARILLVEGRADEAEPHAVIAIRATNRRGDMPDLAGAVELLAMIRAQQGRYETAAKVLAASAVVRGRLDLGSPEVRALIEDLRAALPGYDALYEEARAASKKDAIAWLMAETGRE; from the coding sequence ATGCGCGTTGCGCTGCTGGGCCCGCTGCGTGCGGCGGAGGACGACGGCACCCCGATCGACATCGGCGGCGCCCGCCTCCGCATGCTCCTGGCCAGGCTCGCGCTGGACGCCGGGCGCGCGGTGCCCGCCGACGCGCTCGTCGACGGCCTGTGGGGCGGCGAACCGCCGTCCGACGCGGCCAACGCCCTCCAGTCACTGGTCTCGCGGCTGCGGAAAGCGCTGCCGGTGGCGGTCGAATCCGGACCGGGCGGCTACCGGCTGGCGGTCGCGCGGGAGGACGTCGACGCGGAGCGGTTCGAGCGGCTCGCCGCCGACGGCCGCCGCGAGCTGGCCGCGGGCCGGGACGGTTACGCGGCCGAGCTGCTCGCCGAGGCGCTCGGGCTGTGGCACGGCGACGCGCTCGCCGACGTCCTCGACGCGCCGTTCGCGCAAGCACCCGCGCGGCGGCTGGCCGGGCTCCGGGCCGAGGCGGCCGAGGACCGGTTCGAAGCCCTGATCCGGCTGGGCGAGCACGCCGCCGTCCTGGCCGACCTCACCGCCGCGGCGGAAGCCGACCCGCTGCGCGAACGGCTCGCCGGGCTGCGGATGCGCGCGCTCTGCGCGGCCGGGCGGCAGTCGGAGGCGCTGTCGGTGTACGCCGGGATCCGCCGCACGCTGGCCGACCAGCTCGGCGTCGACCCGTCGGCCGAGCTGCAGGAGATCCACGTGGCCGCGTTGCGGGGCGAGCTCGCGCCGCCGGCGCCGGTGGCCGACCGGCTGCCGACCCGGCTGACGACGTTCATCGGCCGCGACGACGAGCTCAAGCTGCTGGCCGAACTGCTCGGCGGCGCGCGGCTGGTCACCCTGACCGGGCCGGGCGGTGCGGGCAAGACGCGGCTGGCCACCGAGGCGGCGTCCCGGCACCCGGCGCAGCAGCGCGGCCGCGTCTGGTTCGCCGCGCTGGCCGGCGTCCGCGACCCGGACGACCTCGGCGGCGCGCTGCTGGGCGCGCTGGAGGTCCGCGACATCCGCAGCACCGACACCGAGATCCGCCGCCCGCTGGACCCGCTCGACCAGGCCCTCGAGGTGCTCGGCGGCGCGGAAGCACTGCTGGTGCTGGACAACTGCGAGCACGTCGTCGACGCCGCCGCGTCGCTGGCCGACGAGCTGCTGCAGCGCGCACCGCGGCTGCGGATCCTGGCCACCAGCCGCGAACCGCTCGCCATCACCGGGGAAGCGCTGTGCCCGCTCGGCCCGCTGCCGGTACCCGCCGAACGCGCCGCACCCGCGGAGGCCGCCGAGCTCGACTCGACGCGGCTGTTCCTCGACCGGGCCGCGGCGGTCCGGCCCGACTTCGTGCTCGACGAGTCCACTGTGGACCAGGTCGGCGAGATCTGCCGCCGGCTCGACGGGATGCCGCTGGCGCTGGAGCTGGCCGCGGCCCGGCTGCGGTCGATGACGGTGGCCCAGATCGCCGGCCGGCTCGGCGACCGGTTCCGGCTGCTCACCTCGGGCAGCCGGACGGCGTTGCCCCGGCAGCGGACGCTGCGCGCGGTGGTCGAGTGGAGCTGGGACCTGCTGACCGACGCCGAGCTGGTGCTGGCCCGGCGGCTGTCGGTGTTCGCCGGCGGGGCCGAGCTGGGGCCGGTCGAGGCCGTCTGCGCGGACGAGCTGCTGCCCGCGGACGACGTCCCGTACGTGCTCGGCAGCCTGGTCGAGAAGTCCATTGTGGATACACTGGACGGCGGCTCCGGCGAGCCGCGGTACCGGATGCTGGAAACGTTGCGCGCCTACGCCACCGAACGGCTGGTCGAGTCGGGCGAGCACGACCGGACGCGCCGCGCGATGGCCTCCTTCTACGCCGAGCTCGCGCAGCGGCTGGAGCCGACGCTGCGCACCGCCGAGCAGCTGCGCGCGATCGATCAGTACGAGGCCGAGAGCGCGAACATGGTCGCCGCCCTGCGTGGCGCGATCGAGATGTCCGATGTGGACAACGCGGTCGCGCTGCTGGACGGGATGTTCTGGTACCTGACCATCCTCGGCCAGGGCCACCGGGTCGGCGGCCTGATCCGCGAGACCCTCGACTTCGGCGACCGGCTGCCGCCCGCGGTCGGCGCGGCCTACCGGGCGCTCGTCTACCTGATGGACGCGATCCCGGTCCGGTCCGACCAGAGCGAGATCCTCGAGCTGGTCGACGAGTGCGTGCGCACGGACGCGGTGGCGCGCTACCCCGGGCTCGCGGTGGCGCTGCCGATGCTGGCCTTCCTTGGCGGTGACCGCGAGGTCGCCGTGCGCGAGGTCCGCCGGGCCGCGGCGAGCCCGGACACCTGGACCCGCGCCGGCGCGCACTGGGTGGAGAGCTTCCTCCTCGACGACGCGGGCGACGTCGCCGGCGCGGATCGGGCGCGCGACCTGGCGCACGCCGGGTTCGAAGAGGTCGGCGACCGCTGGGGCATCGCGATGACGCTGAGCTTCAAGGCGTACGCGCTTTCCCAAGACGGTGAAAGCGCCAAGGCCATCGAGATCTACCAGGAGGGCCTGGCGCTGTCGATCGAGCTGCGTTCGTTCGAGGACGCCGTGCAGCACTGGTGGCGGCTGGCCGTCGAGCGGGCGCGCACCGGCGACTTCGAGGGGGCCTGGCGCGACCAGGAAGCCGCGGAGCGCTACGGCGAAGACATCACGAACCTGCAGCACCGCGCGATCCTGATGTTCGGCCGGCTCGAACTGCTGCTGCGCACGGGCGAGCTGGCCGAGGCGCGGGCGCTGCTCGACCGCGTCACCGCGATGGGCGGCGACGACTGGTTCCCCGGCGGGATCGGCGACGAGTTCGTGCACGCCTTCGAGGCGCGGATCCTGCTGGTCGAGGGGCGCGCCGACGAGGCCGAACCGCACGCCGTCATCGCGATCCGGGCGACGAACCGGCGTGGCGACATGCCGGACCTGGCGGG
- a CDS encoding M1 family metallopeptidase: MRGQKPAVVAAAVVASLCLGTGVAAAGDGWGPAQPGSDGAGDSYYPQDGNGGYDVADYNLKVTYDPAAHQLTGNQDITARATQSLSSFDLDFKGLTVDSVKVDGRDAKFSRTGDHELVVTPSRALRRGQNFKVKIAYHGVPAPISDPALGDNGWQYAKAGGAFVAGEPRSATTWYPVNDTPLDKATFHLAITVPDEWGVIANGREKPSFKAPGGTTHVWAEETPIVPYMTTVAIDKWTFDRQKRKDGTPIVSAFAPGVPDSTKQAEARLPEILDFLESKFGKYPIDAAGGIFLNEQIGFSLETMSRPIYSAGWAGTVPTIVHENAHQWYGDSVAVEHWKDVCLNECFASYATWLWDEGKEGVDLNKQYADDVKKASTAFWNGKLYDMGQGNEFTYVYSKGPMMLHALRNYVGEQAFSRVLKTWPSLHRDGNANMQQFQRYTEAVSHKNLQGFFDAWVYGTGKPADQYLYPGGLKPAA; this comes from the coding sequence ATGAGGGGACAGAAACCGGCCGTGGTCGCGGCCGCCGTGGTCGCCAGCCTCTGCCTCGGCACCGGCGTCGCCGCGGCGGGTGACGGCTGGGGTCCGGCGCAGCCCGGCAGCGACGGCGCCGGGGACAGCTACTACCCGCAGGACGGCAACGGCGGGTACGACGTCGCCGACTACAACCTCAAGGTCACCTACGACCCGGCGGCGCACCAGCTCACCGGGAACCAGGACATCACCGCGCGGGCGACCCAGTCGCTGAGCTCGTTCGACCTGGACTTCAAGGGCCTGACCGTCGACTCGGTGAAGGTCGACGGCCGGGACGCGAAGTTCAGCCGGACCGGCGACCACGAACTGGTCGTCACGCCGTCGCGGGCGCTGCGGCGCGGCCAGAACTTCAAGGTCAAGATCGCCTACCACGGCGTGCCCGCGCCGATCAGCGACCCGGCGCTCGGCGACAACGGCTGGCAGTACGCCAAGGCGGGCGGCGCGTTCGTCGCCGGCGAGCCGCGGTCGGCGACGACCTGGTACCCGGTCAACGACACCCCGCTCGACAAGGCCACGTTCCACCTCGCGATCACCGTGCCCGACGAGTGGGGCGTGATCGCCAACGGCCGCGAGAAGCCGTCCTTCAAGGCACCTGGCGGCACCACGCACGTCTGGGCCGAAGAGACGCCGATCGTGCCGTACATGACGACGGTCGCGATCGACAAGTGGACCTTCGACCGCCAGAAGCGCAAGGACGGCACGCCGATCGTCAGCGCGTTCGCCCCGGGCGTGCCCGACTCGACGAAGCAGGCGGAAGCGCGGCTGCCGGAGATCCTCGACTTCCTCGAGTCGAAGTTCGGCAAGTACCCGATCGACGCCGCCGGCGGCATCTTCCTCAACGAGCAGATCGGCTTCTCGCTGGAGACGATGAGCCGCCCGATCTACTCCGCGGGCTGGGCCGGCACGGTGCCGACGATCGTCCACGAGAACGCACACCAGTGGTACGGCGACTCGGTGGCGGTCGAGCACTGGAAGGACGTCTGCCTCAACGAGTGCTTCGCGTCCTACGCCACGTGGCTGTGGGACGAGGGCAAGGAAGGCGTCGACCTGAACAAGCAGTACGCGGACGACGTCAAGAAGGCGTCGACGGCGTTCTGGAACGGCAAGCTCTACGACATGGGCCAGGGCAACGAGTTCACGTACGTGTACTCGAAGGGCCCGATGATGCTGCACGCGCTGCGCAACTACGTCGGTGAGCAGGCGTTCTCCCGGGTCCTGAAGACCTGGCCGTCGCTGCACCGCGACGGGAACGCGAACATGCAGCAGTTCCAGCGGTACACCGAAGCCGTCTCGCACAAGAACCTCCAGGGGTTCTTCGACGCTTGGGTGTACGGCACCGGCAAGCCCGCCGACCAGTACCTGTACCCGGGCGGCCTGAAGCCCGCCGCCTGA
- the pcp gene encoding pyroglutamyl-peptidase I, producing MAKVLMTGFAPFGGEPVNPSWQAVSRLGARRDDVAAVELPCEFEASLPALRAAVVAHRPSLVVCAGQAGGRSDVTPERVAINLIDARIPDNAGAQPVDVPVVPDGPAAYFSTLPLKACVAAIRAAGVPASVSHTAGTYVCNQVFYGLMHLLATEFPGVRGGFVHVPFSPEQVAASGKPAPSLEVDRIADALEVLADTALKTTADLAVSAGAEH from the coding sequence ATGGCCAAGGTGCTGATGACGGGGTTCGCGCCGTTCGGCGGTGAGCCGGTGAACCCCTCGTGGCAGGCGGTTTCGCGGCTCGGCGCGCGTCGGGACGACGTCGCCGCGGTCGAGCTGCCCTGCGAGTTCGAAGCGTCGCTGCCGGCGCTGCGGGCCGCGGTCGTGGCGCACCGGCCATCGCTCGTGGTGTGCGCCGGCCAGGCCGGCGGGCGGTCCGACGTCACGCCGGAACGGGTCGCGATCAACCTGATCGACGCGCGCATCCCGGACAACGCGGGCGCGCAGCCGGTCGACGTCCCCGTGGTCCCGGACGGCCCGGCGGCCTACTTCTCGACGCTGCCGCTGAAGGCCTGCGTGGCGGCGATCCGCGCGGCGGGCGTGCCGGCGTCGGTGTCCCACACCGCCGGGACCTACGTGTGCAACCAGGTCTTCTACGGCCTCATGCACCTGCTGGCCACGGAATTCCCCGGCGTGCGCGGCGGGTTCGTGCACGTGCCGTTCAGCCCGGAGCAGGTCGCCGCTTCGGGCAAGCCCGCGCCCTCGCTGGAAGTGGACCGGATCGCCGACGCGCTGGAAGTCCTGGCGGACACGGCGCTGAAGACGACCGCCGACCTCGCGGTCAGCGCGGGCGCGGAGCACTAA
- a CDS encoding YbaB/EbfC family nucleoid-associated protein gives MADRPDRDALLAELSALSATATSDDGSVSLSVNTDGVLTRLRLTDAVSGMSPAEIADAVLRTYVEAQRESAKRTGQLLAPLGSGGYLMDRLRWRVQFEPAPVPVAAPPAAPRTEDGTVLKDRSSDAPAAAPPPSGPVPDDDYYGKGMRFEQAW, from the coding sequence ATGGCTGACCGCCCGGACCGGGACGCCCTGCTGGCCGAGCTTTCCGCGCTGTCGGCGACGGCGACGTCCGACGACGGCTCGGTTTCGCTGTCGGTCAACACCGACGGCGTGCTGACCCGGCTGCGGCTCACCGACGCCGTCTCGGGGATGTCGCCCGCCGAGATCGCGGACGCCGTCCTGCGGACGTACGTCGAAGCGCAACGCGAGTCGGCGAAGCGGACTGGGCAGTTGCTGGCACCGTTGGGAAGTGGCGGTTACCTGATGGACCGGCTGCGCTGGCGGGTGCAGTTCGAGCCGGCACCGGTTCCGGTCGCCGCCCCGCCGGCCGCGCCCCGCACGGAAGACGGCACGGTGCTCAAGGACCGGTCGTCGGACGCGCCCGCTGCCGCGCCACCGCCGTCCGGACCGGTGCCGGACGACGACTACTACGGCAAGGGCATGCGGTTCGAGCAAGCCTGGTGA
- a CDS encoding ATP-dependent Clp protease ATP-binding subunit, with the protein MFERFTDRARRVVVLAQEEARMLNHNYIGTEHILLGLIHEGEGVAAKALESLGIALEGVRQQVEEIIGQGQQAPSGHIPFTPRAKKVLELSLREALQLGHNYIGTEHILLGLIREGEGVAAQVLVKLGADLNRVRQQVLQLLSGYQGGKESTETGSGRGEGTPSSSLVLDQFGRNMTVLAREGKLDPVIGRGKEIERVMQVLSRRTKNNPVLIGEPGVGKTAVVEGLAQSIVKGEVPETLKDKQLYTLDLGSLVAGSRYRGDFEERLKKVLKEIKTRGDIILFIDELHTLVGAGAAEGAIDAASILKPMLARGELQTIGATTLEEYRKYIEKDAALERRFQPIQVGEPSLEHTIEILKGLRDRYEAHHRVSITDSALVAAATLADRYINDRFLPDKAIDLIDEAGARMRIRRMTAPPDLREFDEKIANVRRDKESAIDAQDFERAARLRDEEKTLLGQKGEREKQWKDGDLDVVAEVDDEQIAEVLANWTGIPVFKLTEEETTRLLRMEDELHKRIIGQEDAVKAVSQAIRRTRAGLKDPKRPSGSFIFAGPSGVGKTELSKALASFLFGEDDALIQIDMGEFHDRYTASRLFGAPPGYVGYEEGGQLTEKVRRKPFSVVLFDEIEKAHQEIYNTLLQVLEDGRLTDGQGRTVDFKNTVLIFTSNLGTSDISKSVSLGFAGSNDTGTRYEKMKQKVNEEMKKHFRPEFLNRIDDIIVFHQLTQEQIIMMVDLMIGRVETQLRAKDMELELTEKAKSLLAKRGFDPVLGARPLRRTIQREIEDQLSEKILFGEVEPGQIILVDVEGWSGNPEDKDDQARFTFRGERKPSSVPDAPPVSIGAGHEEQGGEAEGE; encoded by the coding sequence ATGTTTGAGAGGTTCACCGACCGCGCGAGGCGGGTGGTCGTCCTGGCTCAAGAAGAGGCCAGGATGCTCAACCACAACTACATCGGCACCGAGCACATCCTCCTGGGTCTGATCCACGAGGGTGAGGGTGTCGCCGCCAAGGCGCTGGAGTCGCTGGGCATCGCCCTGGAGGGCGTGCGCCAGCAGGTCGAAGAGATCATCGGCCAGGGCCAGCAGGCGCCGAGCGGGCACATCCCGTTCACGCCGCGCGCCAAGAAGGTGCTGGAGCTGTCGCTGCGCGAAGCGCTGCAGCTCGGCCACAACTACATCGGCACCGAGCACATCCTGCTGGGCCTGATCCGCGAGGGCGAGGGCGTCGCCGCGCAGGTGCTGGTCAAGCTGGGTGCGGACCTCAACCGGGTCCGCCAGCAGGTGCTGCAGCTGCTCTCGGGCTACCAGGGCGGCAAGGAGTCCACCGAAACCGGTTCCGGTCGCGGTGAGGGCACCCCGTCGTCGTCGCTGGTCCTCGACCAGTTCGGCCGCAACATGACCGTGCTCGCCCGCGAGGGCAAGCTCGACCCGGTCATCGGGCGCGGCAAGGAGATCGAGCGGGTCATGCAGGTGCTGTCCCGCCGGACCAAGAACAACCCGGTGCTCATCGGCGAGCCCGGCGTCGGCAAGACCGCCGTCGTCGAGGGCCTCGCGCAGAGCATCGTCAAGGGCGAGGTGCCCGAGACGCTCAAGGACAAGCAGCTCTACACGCTGGACCTGGGCTCCCTGGTCGCCGGCTCCCGCTACCGCGGTGACTTCGAAGAGCGCCTGAAGAAGGTGCTCAAGGAGATCAAGACCCGCGGCGACATCATCCTGTTCATCGACGAGCTGCACACGCTGGTCGGGGCGGGTGCCGCCGAGGGCGCGATCGACGCGGCTTCGATCCTGAAGCCGATGCTCGCCCGCGGTGAGCTGCAGACGATCGGCGCGACCACGCTCGAGGAGTACCGCAAGTACATCGAGAAGGACGCCGCCCTCGAGCGCCGGTTCCAGCCGATCCAGGTCGGCGAGCCGTCGCTGGAGCACACGATCGAGATCCTCAAGGGCCTGCGCGACCGGTACGAGGCGCACCACCGCGTCTCGATCACCGACTCGGCGCTGGTCGCCGCCGCGACCCTGGCGGACCGGTACATCAACGACCGGTTCCTCCCGGACAAGGCGATCGACCTGATCGACGAGGCCGGCGCCCGGATGCGCATCCGCCGGATGACCGCGCCGCCGGACCTGCGCGAGTTCGACGAGAAGATCGCGAACGTGCGCCGCGACAAGGAGTCCGCGATCGACGCGCAGGACTTCGAGCGCGCCGCCCGCCTGCGTGACGAGGAGAAGACCCTCCTCGGCCAGAAGGGCGAGCGGGAGAAGCAGTGGAAGGACGGCGACCTCGACGTCGTCGCCGAGGTCGACGACGAGCAGATCGCGGAGGTGCTGGCCAACTGGACCGGCATCCCGGTGTTCAAGCTGACCGAGGAGGAGACCACCCGGCTGCTGCGCATGGAGGACGAGCTCCACAAGCGCATCATCGGCCAGGAGGACGCGGTCAAGGCCGTCTCGCAGGCGATCCGCCGTACGCGCGCCGGTCTGAAGGACCCGAAGCGCCCGTCGGGCTCGTTCATCTTCGCCGGCCCGTCCGGTGTCGGTAAGACCGAGCTGTCGAAGGCGCTGGCCTCGTTCCTGTTCGGCGAGGACGACGCGCTCATCCAGATCGACATGGGCGAGTTCCACGACCGCTACACCGCTTCGCGGCTCTTCGGTGCCCCTCCGGGCTACGTCGGCTACGAAGAGGGCGGGCAGCTGACCGAGAAGGTGCGGCGCAAGCCGTTCTCGGTGGTCCTGTTCGACGAGATCGAGAAGGCGCACCAGGAGATCTACAACACGCTCCTGCAGGTGCTGGAGGACGGCCGCCTGACCGACGGTCAGGGTCGCACGGTCGACTTCAAGAACACGGTCCTCATCTTCACGTCCAACCTGGGCACGTCGGACATCTCGAAGTCCGTCTCGCTCGGGTTCGCCGGGTCCAACGACACCGGCACCCGGTACGAGAAGATGAAGCAGAAGGTCAACGAGGAAATGAAGAAGCATTTCCGCCCGGAGTTCCTGAACCGGATCGATGACATCATCGTGTTCCACCAGCTGACGCAGGAACAGATCATCATGATGGTCGACCTGATGATCGGCCGGGTCGAGACCCAGCTCCGCGCGAAGGACATGGAGCTGGAGCTGACCGAGAAGGCCAAGTCGCTGCTGGCCAAGCGCGGCTTCGACCCGGTGCTGGGCGCGCGGCCGCTGCGCCGCACGATCCAGCGCGAGATCGAGGACCAGCTGTCGGAGAAGATCCTCTTCGGCGAGGTCGAGCCCGGCCAGATCATCCTGGTCGACGTCGAAGGCTGGAGCGGCAACCCGGAGGACAAGGACGACCAGGCCCGCTTCACCTTCCGCGGTGAGCGCAAGCCGTCGTCGGTCCCGGACGCCCCGCCGGTCAGCATCGGCGCGGGCCACGAGGAGCAGGGCGGCGAAGCCGAAGGCGAGTGA
- a CDS encoding (2Fe-2S)-binding protein: MNQQRSFSDAREVGDGLASSLRRVSGRQERTELRRDVPAGWIRCSELLETPAYFDEWRGLLGDWLLREHDATPPRTTASWVMTWYLHVPAYVGALLLHHERRVPSLKPVELAFRLADDRPHPDGMAVLGDAFHCLPTDPGSARPEATVVRDERALAAVLRARYLAHAAQFVRAYAPVSRLGKRMLWAAATDALENSLWWAGRQGGTPEAEGAGVADAALVLDARYPPLTSASTLRLAEGPDGHREWTRRRESCCFSYLLPAESECDGCPRTCSR; this comes from the coding sequence TTGAACCAGCAGCGGTCCTTCAGCGACGCACGCGAGGTCGGAGACGGCCTCGCGTCGTCGTTGCGGCGGGTCTCCGGCCGCCAGGAGCGCACCGAGCTGCGCCGCGACGTCCCGGCGGGCTGGATCCGCTGCTCGGAGCTGCTGGAGACGCCCGCGTACTTCGACGAGTGGCGCGGCCTGCTCGGCGACTGGCTGCTGCGCGAGCACGACGCGACGCCGCCCCGGACCACGGCCAGCTGGGTGATGACGTGGTATCTGCACGTCCCGGCGTACGTCGGCGCGCTGCTGCTGCACCACGAGCGCCGGGTGCCGTCGCTGAAGCCGGTGGAGCTGGCGTTCCGGCTGGCCGACGACCGCCCGCACCCCGACGGCATGGCCGTGCTGGGTGACGCGTTCCACTGCCTGCCCACCGACCCCGGTTCCGCCCGCCCGGAGGCCACCGTGGTGCGCGACGAGCGCGCGCTGGCGGCAGTGCTGCGAGCGCGTTACCTGGCTCACGCGGCCCAGTTCGTCCGGGCGTACGCGCCGGTCAGCAGGCTCGGCAAGCGGATGCTCTGGGCGGCGGCGACGGACGCGCTGGAGAACTCGCTGTGGTGGGCGGGCCGCCAGGGCGGCACGCCGGAAGCGGAGGGCGCGGGCGTCGCCGACGCGGCGCTGGTCCTCGACGCGCGCTACCCGCCCCTGACGTCGGCGTCGACGTTGCGCCTGGCGGAGGGCCCCGACGGCCACCGCGAGTGGACGCGGCGCCGCGAGAGCTGCTGCTTCTCCTACCTGCTCCCGGCCGAGTCGGAGTGCGACGGCTGCCCACGCACCTGCTCCCGCTGA
- a CDS encoding TIGR03086 family metal-binding protein, whose amino-acid sequence MTAELLRPAAAEFLRVATAVTELTAPTPCAGYDVRGLLNHLLYWGPWLLAAGRREDPPPGGAEAESALVGEDWRAALEKQTETLVDVFGTPSAWTGVTALGTTQLPASVVGDMVLGEFVLHGWDLARASDQELAVAPEAATAVYESAVLMGEQARSMGVYGPEVPVPAEASALDRALGASGRNPFWTP is encoded by the coding sequence ATGACTGCCGAGCTGCTGCGGCCCGCCGCGGCCGAATTCCTCCGGGTCGCCACCGCGGTGACCGAGCTGACCGCGCCGACGCCGTGCGCCGGGTACGACGTCCGCGGGCTGCTGAACCACCTCTTGTACTGGGGCCCGTGGCTGCTGGCCGCGGGCCGGCGCGAGGACCCGCCGCCCGGCGGCGCCGAGGCCGAGTCGGCGCTGGTCGGCGAAGACTGGCGCGCGGCGCTGGAGAAGCAGACCGAGACGCTCGTGGACGTCTTCGGCACGCCGTCGGCGTGGACCGGCGTGACGGCGCTGGGGACGACGCAGCTGCCGGCCTCGGTGGTCGGCGACATGGTGCTCGGCGAGTTCGTGCTGCACGGCTGGGACCTGGCCCGGGCGAGCGACCAGGAGCTCGCTGTCGCACCCGAAGCGGCGACGGCGGTGTACGAGTCCGCGGTGCTGATGGGCGAGCAGGCACGCTCGATGGGCGTCTACGGGCCCGAGGTGCCCGTGCCCGCCGAGGCGTCGGCGCTGGACCGGGCGCTGGGCGCTTCGGGCCGCAACCCGTTCTGGACGCCCTGA
- a CDS encoding DUF6597 domain-containing transcriptional factor: MDERDSYRVTVAHRIPRGIVAEATARTMFTLTRHPPAPALADFVDYHWVLRWDRRGEPPYEQRVLPNLAVHATFFPGAAGGSGVFGPAHDVFSHRLSGRVQGLGVRFRPGCFRAFLGGPVSDIADRSVPLTDVFGPAATRAAESVRTAADDAQMVRAIDNLLIANPVRLSPAARQAADAVESIARDPGITRVVQLCADTGLTTRSIQRLFAEHVGCPPKWAIRIYRLNDAAQRLVTEGQPDYAGLAVRLGYSDQSHFIRDFRTVTGQSPAEYARRARATEPDRDRT; the protein is encoded by the coding sequence TTGGACGAACGCGACAGCTACCGTGTGACCGTGGCGCACCGGATCCCGCGCGGCATCGTGGCCGAGGCCACCGCGCGCACGATGTTCACGCTGACCAGGCACCCACCCGCACCCGCGCTGGCGGACTTCGTCGACTACCACTGGGTCCTGCGCTGGGACCGCCGCGGCGAACCACCGTACGAGCAGCGGGTGCTGCCGAACCTCGCGGTGCACGCGACGTTCTTCCCCGGCGCGGCCGGCGGCTCCGGCGTCTTCGGGCCGGCGCACGACGTCTTTTCGCACCGGTTGTCGGGCCGCGTGCAGGGCTTGGGCGTGCGTTTCCGGCCCGGGTGCTTCCGCGCGTTCCTCGGCGGCCCGGTGAGTGACATCGCCGACCGATCCGTCCCGCTCACGGACGTTTTCGGGCCGGCGGCCACCCGGGCCGCGGAATCGGTGCGCACGGCGGCCGACGACGCGCAAATGGTCCGTGCGATCGACAACTTGCTGATCGCAAATCCGGTACGGCTCTCCCCGGCCGCGCGACAAGCCGCCGATGCGGTGGAATCAATCGCGCGTGATCCGGGAATTACCCGGGTGGTGCAACTGTGCGCGGATACTGGACTAACCACCCGGTCCATCCAGCGGCTGTTCGCCGAACACGTCGGCTGCCCGCCCAAGTGGGCGATCCGGATATACCGCCTCAACGACGCTGCGCAGCGGTTGGTCACGGAAGGACAACCGGATTACGCCGGACTGGCGGTTCGACTGGGCTATAGCGACCAGTCGCACTTCATCCGCGATTTCCGGACGGTGACCGGCCAGTCGCCTGCCGAGTACGCCCGAAGGGCGCGCGCGACCGAACCGGACAGAGATCGGACATGA
- a CDS encoding Lsr2 family protein yields the protein MAQKVLVSLVDDLDGSEAEETVEFGLDGVSYQIDLSSENAEELRDALAQYVEHARRAGGRKRASVRPVSGKGSARPAAVDREQNQAIRAWARKNGYAVSDRGRIPSEVVEAYHKKN from the coding sequence ATGGCGCAGAAGGTGCTCGTCTCGCTGGTCGACGACCTGGACGGCAGCGAGGCCGAAGAGACCGTCGAGTTCGGTTTGGACGGCGTCAGCTACCAGATCGATCTCTCCTCGGAAAACGCCGAGGAGCTGCGGGACGCCCTCGCCCAGTATGTCGAGCACGCGCGTCGCGCGGGCGGCCGCAAGCGCGCTTCCGTGCGTCCGGTCTCGGGCAAGGGATCGGCCCGCCCGGCCGCGGTCGACCGCGAGCAGAACCAGGCCATTCGCGCTTGGGCGCGCAAGAACGGTTACGCGGTTTCGGACCGGGGCCGGATCCCCTCCGAGGTCGTCGAGGCCTACCACAAGAAGAACTGA